From Orcinus orca chromosome 3, mOrcOrc1.1, whole genome shotgun sequence, a single genomic window includes:
- the LOC125963848 gene encoding UDP-N-acetylglucosamine--peptide N-acetylglucosaminyltransferase 110 kDa subunit-like — MASSVGNVADSTEPTKRMLSFQGLAELAHREYQAGDFEAAERHCMQLWRQEPDNIGVLLLLSSLHFQCRRLDRSAHFSTLAIKQNPLLADAYSNSGNVYKERGQLQEAIEHYRHALHLKPDFIDGYINLAAALVAAGDMEGAVQAYVSALQCNPDLYCVRSDLGNLLKALGRLEGAKACYLKAMETQPNFAVAWSNLGCVFNAQGEIWLAIHHFEKAVTLDPNFLDAYINLGNVLQEARIFDRAVAAYLCALSLSPNHAVVHANLACVYYEQGLIDLAIDTYRRAIELQPHFSDAYCNLANALEEKGSVAEAEDCYNTALRLCPTHADSLNNLANIKGDQGNFEEAVRLYCKALEVFPEFAVAHSNLASVLQQQGKLQEALMHYKEAVRISPTFADAYCNMGNTLKEMQDVQGALQCYTRAIQINPALADAHSNLASIHKYSGNIPEAIASYRTALKLEPDFPDTYCDLAHCLQIVCDWTDYDERMKKLVSIVADQLEKNRLPSVQPHHSMLYPLSHGFRKAIAESHGNLCLDEISVLHKPPYEHPKDLKLSDGRLRVGYVSSDFGNHPTSHLMQSIPGMHNPDKFEVFCYALSPDDGTNFRAKVMAEAHHFIDLSQIPCNGKAADRIHQDGIHILVNMNGYTRGARNELFALRPAPIQAMWLGYPGSSGVLFMDYIITDQETSPAEVAEQYSEKLAYMPHTFFIGDHANMFPHLKKKAVIDFKSNGHIYDNRIVLNGIDLKAFLDSLPDVQIVKMKCPDGGDSANSSNTALNMPVIPMNTIAEAVIEMINRGQIQITINGFSLSNGLATTQINIKAATGEEVPRTIIVTTRSQYGLPEDAIVYCNFNQLYKIDPSTLQMWANILKRVPNSVLWLLRFPAVGEPNIQQYAQNMGLPQNRIIFSPVAPKEEHVRRGQLADVCLDTPLCNGHTTGMDVLWSGTPVVTMPGETLASRVAASQLTCLGCLELIAKNRQEYEDIAVKLGTDLEYLKKLRGKVWKQRTSSPLFNTKQYTMDLERLYLQMWEHYAAGNKPDHMIKPVEVTESA; from the coding sequence ATGGCGTCTTCTGTGGGCAACGTGGCCGACAGCACAGAACCAACGaaacgtatgctttccttccaagggttagcTGAGTTGGCACATCGAGAATATCAGGCAGgagattttgaggcagctgagagacactgcatgcagctgtggagacaagagccagacaataTTGGAGTACTTCtattactttcatctctacacttccagtgtcgaaggctggacagatctgcccactttagtactctggcaattaaacagaaccctcttctggcagaCGCCTATTCGAATTCGgggaatgtgtacaaggaaagagggcagttgcaggaagcaattgagcattaccggcatgcattgcatctcaagccagatttcatcgatggttatattaacctggcagccgctttggtagcagcaggcgacatggaaggggcagtacaagcttacgtctctgctcttcagtgcaatcctgatttgtactgtgttcgcagtgacctggggaacctgctcaaagccctgggtcgcttggaaggagccaaggcatgttatttgaaagcaatggagacgcaaccgaactttgcagtagcttggagtaatcttggctgtgttttcaatgcacaaggggagatttggcttgcaattcatcactttgaaaaggctgtcacccttgaccccaattttctggatgcttatatcaatttaggaaatgtcttgcaagaggcacggatttttgacagagctgtggcagcttacctttgtgccctaagcttgagcccaaatcatgcagtggtacatgccaacctggcttgtgtatactatgagcaaggcctgatagatctggcaatagacacctacaggcgagctattgaattgcaaccacatttctctgatgcttactgcaacctagccaacgctctggaagagaagggcagtgttgccgaagcagaagattgttataatacagctctgcggctgtgtcccacccatgcagactctctgaataacctagccaatatcaaaggagaccagggaaactttgaagaggcagttcgcttgtattgtaaagcattagaagtcttcccagagtttgctgttgcccattcaaatttagcaagtgtattgcagcagcagggaaaactgcaggaagctctgatgcattataaggaggctgttcgaatcagtcctacctttgctgatgcctactgtaacatgggaaacactctaaaggagatgcaggatgttcagggagccttgcagtgttatactcgtgccattcagattaaccctgcacttgcggatgcccacagcaatctggcttccattcacaagtattcagggaatattccagaagcaattgcttcttaccgcactgctctgaagcttgaacctgattttcctgacacttattgtgatttggctcattgcctgcagattgtctgtgattggacagactatgatgagcgaatgaagaagttggtcagcattgtggctgaccagctggagaagaataggttgccttctgtgcagcctcatcatagtatgctctatcctctttctcatggcttcaggaaggctattgctgagagccatgggaacctctgcttggatgagatcagtgtccttcacaaaccaccgtacgaacatccaaaagacttgaagctcagtgatggtcgactgcgtgtaggatatgtgagttctgactttgggaatcatcctacttctcatcttatgcagtctattccaggcatgcacaatcctgataaatttgaggtattctgttatgccctgagcccagatgatggcacaaacttccgagcgaaggtgatggcagaagcccatcatttcattgatctttctcagattccatgcaatgggaaagcagctgatcgcatccatcaagatggtatacacatccttgtaaatatgaatggttataccaggggtgctcgaaatgaactctttgctctcaggccagctcctattcaggcaatgtggctgggctaccctgggagcagtggcgtgcttttcatggattatatcatcactgatcaggaaacttcacctgctgaagttgctgagcagtattctgagaaactggcttatatgccccatactttctttattggtgatcatgctaatatgttccctcacttgaagaagaaagcagtcatcgattttaagtccaatgggcacatttatgacaatcggattgtgctgaatggcatcgacctcaaagcatttcttgatagtctcccagatgtgcagattgtcaagatgaaatgtcctgatggaggagacagtGCAAACAGCAGTAATACAGCTCTTAATATGCCTGTCATTCCTATGAATACTATTGCAgaggcagttattgaaatgattaacagaggacaaattcagataacaattaatggattcagtcttagcaatggactggcaactacccagatcaacattaaggctgccactggagaggaggttccccgtaccattattgtaaccacacgttctcagtacgggttaccggaagatgccattgtgtactgtaactttaatcagttatataaaattgacccatctactttgcagatgtgggcaaatattctgaagcgtgttcccaatagtgtactgtggctgttgcgttttccagcagtaggagaacctaatattcaacagtatgcacaaaatatgggccttccccagaaccgtatcattttttcacctgttgctcctaaagaggaacatgttcggagaggccagctggctgatgtctgcttggacactccactctgtaatggacacaccacagggatggatgtcctttggtcagggacacccgtggtgactatgccaggagagactcttgcttcccgagttgcagcttcccagctcacttgtttaggctgtcttgagcttattgctaaaaatagacaagaatatgaagacatagctgtgaaactgggaactgacctagaatacctgaagaaacttcgtggcaaagtctggaagcagagaacatctagtcctctgttcaacaccaaacaatacacaatggacctagag